The Natronoarchaeum philippinense genome has a window encoding:
- a CDS encoding DUF7344 domain-containing protein yields the protein MTSSDLDVPETERTGDGGDGEQNEEAEEEQAVEPEPLPLDIVFEILKNKRRRLVLRYVRREENDSVDLGELAEHVAALENDKSVAALTSGERKRVYVGLYQCHLPKMDDADIVAFDRNRGTIELGENADQLDEYLDNQSNDETVWPRYYLSITLIGAGLFLIGQAGLFPAAWIQTAIVLGMIAALSGCAVAHSMAS from the coding sequence ATGACCAGCAGTGATCTGGACGTTCCGGAGACGGAACGCACGGGCGACGGGGGCGACGGTGAACAGAACGAAGAGGCTGAAGAAGAGCAAGCGGTCGAGCCCGAGCCGCTGCCGCTCGACATCGTCTTCGAGATACTGAAAAACAAGCGCAGGCGGCTCGTACTGCGATACGTCAGGCGAGAGGAGAACGACTCCGTCGACCTCGGCGAGCTCGCGGAACATGTCGCCGCGCTCGAAAACGACAAATCGGTCGCAGCGCTGACCTCGGGGGAGCGAAAGCGGGTGTACGTCGGGCTCTATCAGTGCCACCTACCGAAGATGGACGACGCCGACATCGTCGCCTTCGATCGCAACCGCGGAACGATCGAGTTGGGCGAGAACGCCGACCAACTCGACGAGTACCTCGACAACCAGAGCAACGATGAGACCGTCTGGCCGCGGTACTACCTGAGCATCACGCTCATCGGTGCCGGGCTCTTTCTGATCGGACAGGCCGGGCTGTTCCCCGCTGCGTGGATCCAGACGGCGATCGTGTTGGGCATGATCGCAGCGCTGTCGGGCTGTGCTGTGGCGCACTCAATGGCGAGCTAG
- a CDS encoding DUF7344 domain-containing protein has protein sequence MSENDGPELGDTSLDASADRGDAAIGFDQLFSLLASARRRHALYCLAAATASSTLTTAELADRLAVLEARATDDRPSRTEIELTLRHSHLPKLDDADVIDYDPEQSVVLYRGGRRADRWIDRVMDAELATTPD, from the coding sequence ATGTCGGAGAACGACGGTCCCGAACTAGGTGACACATCGCTCGACGCGTCTGCTGACCGCGGCGACGCCGCTATCGGCTTCGATCAGTTGTTTTCGCTCCTTGCGAGCGCTCGACGCCGACACGCACTGTACTGTCTCGCGGCGGCGACGGCGTCGTCGACGTTGACTACGGCCGAACTGGCAGACCGGCTCGCCGTCCTCGAAGCACGCGCAACGGACGACCGACCCTCGCGTACCGAGATTGAACTGACGCTGCGTCATTCCCACCTTCCAAAACTCGACGACGCCGACGTGATCGACTACGATCCCGAGCAGTCGGTCGTGCTCTATCGCGGTGGACGACGTGCGGATCGGTGGATCGACCGAGTAATGGACGCAGAACTCGCCACGACACCGGACTGA
- a CDS encoding glycoside hydrolase family 2 TIM barrel-domain containing protein yields the protein MTDRDRDHTANETPDGGDRGLEPGRPKDCPLAPGSSSRQVKPLRTWTLVDDDATVTVPHTWNDADAVDGTTGYEKTTKRYRTTIQPPSEDDRRLFLHFEGANRTATVEIDGESVATHEGGYTAFTVDATDHVRSDEPTPVTVTVDNTDDADVPPLGGDFTFYGGLYRPVWRVETADVHIDATDHGSAGVFVDTPVVSSDRARVRVRTTVVNDRSVPVDAELSHRVLDAAGNVVTTISESHAIPAGESDVFDIGCLVDDPMLWQPDEPYCYSLDTTVAVEGDAVDRLRSTFGIREFAVEDGRITLNGEPIALRGTSRHQNMAGAGNALSNAQHAADVDRIAATGANFLRLAHYPQSHALLDAADEAGLILWEEIPVVNEVTDSTAFVENSRRMIREMVRQHYNHPSIGIWGFMNELFIHTDADDEAAVDTVREQAAGLDELLRTEDPSRPTAMACHYDEAYAEAGLTEIPDVLGWNMYVGWYYEELDAVGDVIDEWFDTGPEQAEMVSEYGAGADARLHTHEPTAWDFTEEFQSEFHRQHIAAFDDRPELAGTVQWNAFDFSAPIRDDTIPDINQKGLMTYDRQPKAPYHLYRAWLSDDPTIHIATRNWDRRAERGVAHPITVYSDLESVELTVNGRSVGKQAPGDGYTATWEISLSSGENTLVAEGHTPDGTTVTDRASVQLIPFDVAATDDIPEQGLSINVGSHRDFVTDDRLWASGGPYDDRGWGHVGGTTESSLDRINGTDAIPLYQHWVDGLDRYRLDLPEGSYRLELGFCELVHDDPGQRVFDVTVGDSVLVADFDLVDAVGPSTAVSFDTTVTVDDDPLFVDFAASAGTPLLNTLSVDSI from the coding sequence GTGACCGACCGAGACCGCGATCACACTGCGAACGAGACACCGGACGGAGGCGACCGAGGACTAGAACCGGGGCGTCCGAAAGACTGTCCGCTCGCTCCCGGGTCTAGCTCGAGACAGGTCAAGCCACTGCGAACGTGGACACTCGTTGACGACGACGCTACTGTTACGGTTCCGCACACTTGGAACGACGCGGATGCAGTCGACGGCACTACCGGCTACGAGAAGACGACAAAGCGGTACCGGACTACGATTCAGCCGCCAAGTGAGGACGATCGGCGGCTGTTTCTCCACTTCGAAGGCGCAAACAGGACTGCGACTGTCGAGATCGACGGCGAATCCGTAGCGACCCACGAAGGCGGCTACACCGCTTTCACCGTCGACGCGACCGACCACGTTCGATCGGACGAGCCGACGCCCGTCACCGTCACTGTCGACAACACCGACGACGCGGACGTTCCGCCGCTCGGCGGCGACTTCACGTTCTACGGCGGCCTCTATCGGCCCGTCTGGCGCGTCGAAACTGCCGACGTTCACATCGACGCGACCGACCACGGCTCCGCCGGCGTGTTCGTCGACACGCCAGTCGTGTCGTCAGACCGGGCGCGCGTCCGCGTTCGAACAACCGTTGTCAATGACCGTTCTGTCCCCGTCGACGCGGAACTCTCTCATCGTGTTCTCGACGCCGCTGGGAACGTCGTCACGACGATTTCGGAGTCACACGCCATTCCAGCCGGTGAAAGCGACGTCTTCGACATAGGGTGTCTCGTCGACGATCCGATGCTGTGGCAGCCCGACGAGCCCTACTGCTACTCTCTCGACACGACGGTAGCAGTTGAGGGTGACGCCGTCGATCGACTCCGATCGACGTTCGGAATTCGGGAGTTTGCGGTCGAAGACGGTCGCATCACGCTCAACGGAGAGCCGATCGCTCTTCGCGGCACCAGCCGCCACCAGAACATGGCGGGTGCCGGAAATGCTCTTTCGAACGCCCAGCACGCTGCAGATGTCGATCGGATCGCAGCGACCGGCGCGAACTTCCTTCGATTGGCCCACTACCCCCAATCTCACGCTCTCCTCGACGCTGCCGACGAGGCTGGTCTGATCCTCTGGGAGGAGATCCCTGTCGTCAACGAGGTCACGGACTCGACGGCGTTCGTCGAAAACTCCCGGCGCATGATCCGTGAGATGGTGCGTCAGCACTACAACCATCCTTCGATCGGCATCTGGGGGTTTATGAACGAACTGTTCATCCACACCGATGCCGATGACGAAGCAGCGGTCGACACTGTCCGCGAGCAAGCCGCCGGCCTCGACGAACTGCTCCGAACTGAGGATCCCTCCCGGCCGACAGCGATGGCGTGTCACTACGACGAGGCCTACGCGGAAGCCGGACTCACCGAGATCCCCGACGTTCTCGGTTGGAATATGTATGTCGGATGGTACTACGAGGAACTCGACGCGGTCGGGGATGTCATCGACGAGTGGTTCGACACCGGGCCCGAGCAGGCCGAGATGGTGAGCGAGTACGGCGCCGGTGCGGACGCACGGCTTCACACCCACGAGCCGACGGCGTGGGATTTCACCGAGGAGTTCCAGAGCGAGTTTCACCGCCAGCACATCGCCGCGTTCGACGACCGCCCCGAACTGGCGGGCACGGTACAGTGGAACGCGTTCGACTTCTCGGCACCCATCCGCGACGATACGATCCCGGATATCAACCAGAAGGGTCTGATGACCTACGACAGGCAGCCGAAAGCGCCGTATCACCTCTACAGGGCGTGGCTGTCGGACGACCCGACGATCCATATCGCAACGCGCAATTGGGACCGCCGCGCCGAGCGCGGCGTCGCACATCCGATCACCGTCTACAGCGATCTCGAATCGGTCGAACTGACAGTGAACGGTCGGTCGGTCGGCAAGCAGGCGCCCGGCGACGGCTACACCGCTACTTGGGAGATCTCGCTTTCGTCCGGGGAGAACACGCTGGTCGCCGAAGGACACACGCCAGACGGCACGACGGTTACCGACCGGGCCTCAGTCCAGCTCATTCCGTTCGATGTCGCCGCCACGGACGACATCCCCGAACAGGGGCTCTCGATCAACGTCGGCTCCCACCGTGACTTCGTGACCGACGATCGACTCTGGGCTTCCGGCGGCCCGTACGACGACCGCGGGTGGGGGCACGTCGGCGGGACTACTGAGTCGAGTCTCGACCGCATCAACGGCACTGACGCCATCCCCCTGTATCAGCACTGGGTGGACGGCCTCGACAGATATCGTCTTGATCTTCCCGAGGGAAGCTACCGGCTGGAACTTGGCTTCTGTGAACTCGTTCACGACGACCCCGGACAGCGGGTCTTCGATGTCACTGTCGGTGACTCCGTTCTCGTAGCCGACTTCGATCTCGTGGATGCCGTCGGCCCGAGCACCGCCGTTTCTTTCGACACGACTGTCACCGTTGACGATGATCCCTTGTTTGTCGACTTTGCGGCCAGCGCGGGGACGCCGCTACTGAACACTTTGTCCGTCGACTCTATTTAA
- a CDS encoding transcription initiation factor IIB, whose protein sequence is MSKINTYSRPKQHGDETEEEAREGSTCSECNSGTLVHNSDRHELVCDECGLVVEDETIDYGPEWRAFNHSERQERSRVGAPTTELMHDQGLTTKIDWRDKDAHGRTIRPEQRSRMRRLRKWQQRIRTGDAGERNLKQALSEISRMSSALGVPHSVREVASVIYQKALDADLIRGRSIEGVATAALYAACRQEEIPRSLDEVAEVSRVERKEIGRTYRHISQQLNLVMEPVDPKQYLPRFCSQLEIDEEVRQLAKEIVDVTVKSGLHSGKSPTGCAAAAIYLAAQRCDQELTQREVADVAQVTVVTIRNRYQEQVEAMGEQ, encoded by the coding sequence ATGTCAAAAATAAACACATACAGCCGACCGAAGCAACACGGGGACGAAACAGAAGAGGAGGCCCGCGAAGGGTCGACGTGTTCCGAGTGTAACTCGGGAACGCTCGTTCACAACTCCGATCGGCACGAGCTCGTCTGCGACGAGTGCGGTCTGGTCGTCGAAGACGAGACAATCGACTACGGCCCGGAGTGGCGGGCGTTCAACCACTCAGAGCGTCAAGAGCGCTCCCGCGTGGGTGCACCGACGACCGAGTTGATGCACGATCAGGGGCTGACGACCAAAATCGACTGGCGAGACAAGGACGCCCACGGACGGACGATCAGACCGGAACAGCGCAGCCGAATGCGACGGCTGCGCAAGTGGCAACAGCGGATCCGAACCGGCGATGCCGGTGAGCGAAACCTCAAACAGGCGCTCTCGGAAATCTCGCGGATGTCGAGCGCGCTCGGCGTGCCACACTCGGTCCGAGAGGTCGCAAGCGTCATCTACCAGAAGGCGCTCGACGCCGACCTGATCCGAGGGCGCTCGATCGAGGGCGTCGCGACGGCAGCGCTGTATGCCGCCTGTCGGCAGGAAGAGATCCCTCGCAGTCTCGACGAAGTCGCGGAGGTCTCCCGAGTCGAGCGAAAGGAGATCGGAAGGACGTACCGACACATCTCTCAGCAGTTGAATCTCGTGATGGAGCCGGTCGATCCCAAGCAGTACCTGCCGCGGTTTTGCTCCCAACTCGAGATCGACGAAGAGGTCCGACAGCTCGCAAAGGAAATTGTCGACGTGACCGTCAAAAGCGGTCTCCACTCCGGGAAATCCCCAACGGGCTGTGCGGCAGCGGCGATCTATCTGGCTGCCCAGCGCTGCGATCAGGAGCTCACCCAACGGGAGGTCGCCGACGTGGCGCAGGTCACCGTCGTCACGATCAGGAACCGATATCAAGAGCAAGTCGAGGCGATGGGCGAACAGTAA
- a CDS encoding glutamine--fructose-6-phosphate aminotransferase — translation MCGITARVGRGDAVDELLTGLENLEYRGYDSAGVAVRNGHGLSVHKREGKIDRLKDRIERSPPSGSMGIGHTRWSTHGPPTDENAHPHTDCTEEIAVVHNGIIENHEALKADLRERGHRFESDTDTEVIPHLLEEHVDRGLALDIAFRRMATQLQGSYAIAAMTADGDAVYATRQGSPLVLGIDEDCHYLASDVPAFLEFTDRVVYLEDGDVVSITEDGYEIVDADGRPLDREVRTVDWVAEDAEKGRYDHYMRKEISEQPTALAQTVEGRIDDTDDSGRQIDSGNDSDGNVADGSGDINAGSNGANSEKNNPEGVSLEACPPGTFTDVSAIQFVACGTSYHAALYGQQLLARRGVAAQTFRAGEYAMAPAPVDDDTLVIGVTQSGETADTLESLRRAAERGARTLALTNVVGSTAARECDDAMFIRAGPEIGVAATKTFSSQVATLALLAERIAGDVADAGGEDDQLLAELSTLPDAVQRVLDETRAMEVVDRYRGMDSYFFIGRGVAHPVACEGALKFKEITYEHAEGFAAGQLKHGPLALVTPNTPVFAVFTGRHTEKTLSNVREVQARGAPVIAVVSETNHEVIDTADATLTIPDAHPDIAAVLANVQLQLVAYHVADHLDRPIDKPRNLAKSVTVE, via the coding sequence ATGTGTGGCATCACCGCACGAGTCGGTCGCGGCGACGCCGTCGACGAACTGCTGACCGGCCTCGAAAACCTAGAGTATCGTGGCTACGACTCCGCTGGCGTTGCAGTTCGCAACGGTCACGGCCTCTCGGTCCACAAGCGCGAGGGGAAAATCGACCGCCTGAAAGATCGCATCGAGCGGTCTCCACCCTCGGGATCAATGGGGATCGGGCACACGCGCTGGAGCACCCACGGGCCGCCGACGGACGAAAACGCCCACCCACACACCGACTGCACGGAGGAAATCGCCGTCGTCCACAACGGCATTATCGAGAATCACGAAGCGCTCAAAGCCGATCTCCGCGAGCGCGGCCATCGGTTCGAGAGCGACACCGACACCGAAGTGATTCCTCATCTGCTCGAAGAGCACGTCGACCGCGGGCTGGCGCTCGACATCGCGTTCCGACGGATGGCCACGCAGCTACAGGGAAGCTACGCCATCGCCGCGATGACTGCCGACGGCGACGCCGTCTACGCCACGCGGCAGGGCTCGCCGCTGGTGTTGGGGATCGACGAGGATTGCCACTACCTCGCAAGCGATGTCCCCGCGTTCTTGGAGTTCACCGACCGCGTCGTCTACCTCGAAGACGGCGATGTCGTGTCGATCACCGAGGACGGGTACGAGATCGTCGACGCTGACGGGCGGCCGCTGGACCGCGAAGTCCGGACGGTCGACTGGGTCGCCGAAGATGCCGAGAAGGGCCGGTACGACCATTACATGCGCAAGGAGATCAGCGAGCAACCCACCGCGCTGGCCCAGACGGTCGAGGGGCGGATCGACGACACGGACGACAGCGGCAGGCAAATCGACAGCGGGAACGACAGCGATGGAAACGTTGCGGACGGTTCAGGCGACATCAACGCGGGGTCGAACGGGGCGAACAGCGAGAAGAACAACCCGGAGGGTGTCAGCCTCGAAGCGTGTCCGCCGGGCACGTTTACCGACGTTTCTGCGATCCAGTTCGTCGCATGCGGAACGAGCTACCACGCGGCGCTGTACGGCCAACAGTTGCTCGCCCGGCGCGGCGTCGCCGCCCAGACGTTTCGGGCCGGCGAGTACGCCATGGCGCCCGCACCCGTCGATGACGACACGCTGGTCATCGGCGTCACCCAGAGCGGCGAGACCGCAGATACCTTAGAGTCGCTGCGCCGAGCTGCCGAACGGGGCGCTCGCACGCTGGCGCTGACCAACGTCGTCGGGTCGACGGCTGCCAGAGAGTGCGACGACGCGATGTTCATCCGCGCCGGGCCGGAGATCGGCGTCGCCGCGACGAAGACGTTCTCCTCGCAAGTCGCAACGCTTGCGCTGCTGGCCGAACGGATCGCCGGCGACGTGGCAGATGCCGGCGGTGAGGACGACCAGTTGCTCGCGGAGCTGTCGACGCTTCCCGATGCGGTCCAACGTGTGCTCGACGAGACCCGCGCGATGGAGGTCGTCGACCGCTATCGCGGGATGGACTCGTATTTCTTCATCGGCCGCGGCGTCGCTCACCCGGTCGCCTGCGAAGGCGCGCTGAAGTTCAAGGAGATCACCTACGAGCACGCGGAGGGGTTCGCCGCCGGACAGCTCAAACACGGGCCGCTCGCGCTTGTGACGCCGAACACACCGGTGTTCGCCGTATTCACCGGTCGGCACACCGAAAAGACGCTAAGCAACGTCCGCGAGGTGCAAGCTCGCGGGGCGCCGGTGATCGCGGTCGTCAGCGAGACCAACCACGAGGTGATCGACACCGCCGACGCCACGCTGACGATTCCCGACGCTCACCCCGACATCGCTGCCGTTCTAGCGAACGTCCAACTGCAACTCGTCGCGTACCACGTCGCCGATCATCTGGATCGCCCGATCGACAAGCCCCGAAATCTGGCCAAAAGTGTCACGGTCGAGTAA
- a CDS encoding archaea-specific SMC-related protein: MSQKQPKQQTATLRVRNVGGIDETELSIEPGVTALTGRNATNRTSLLQAFMAALGSDAATLKADAEEGRAELEIGGETYDRTLTRAGSSIVTDGEPYLEDPQQAELFAFLLESNDARRAVMTKGDLREIILQPVDTEAIESNIRRRANEKREITQDIERLDDLKDRLPELEEERTKLESKIDDKRSELEDVQETIEATDAEQQEQSDKPDELDEKLDELSELRSSLEDVRFDLETERESLEAIQDNRAELLDEREALSVDDTRDVSEIEAEIERLQSREQSLDEAVRQLQNIVQFNEEMLEGTHPEVREALSTEDDSGTLTDQLVDDGVVTCWTCGSEVERETIEATIDRVRSLQQSKLNEQKQVEDEIETLRADRDEIEQVRERKERLTREIESADNEIETREERIEELREQRSELEADIELVEDEVDELESETSEQDDADEGESLLDLNKRANQLEFELGRLERELETTVEEIEEIEAELETESELKERREEIVEELETLRTRIERIEQDAIDSFNEQMDALLDVLAYDNLARIWIERVADTGSSGGRGVEQASFSLHVVRSTDDGQAYEDTIDHLSESEREVTGLVFALAGYLAHEVYETVPFMLLDSLEAIDSDRIALLIEHFEEFTDFLVVALLPEDSAALPDRHDRIREI, encoded by the coding sequence ATGTCCCAAAAGCAACCAAAACAACAGACTGCTACCCTCCGCGTGCGAAACGTCGGCGGGATCGACGAAACCGAACTATCTATCGAACCGGGCGTCACGGCGCTGACCGGACGCAACGCGACGAACCGAACGTCGCTGCTACAGGCATTCATGGCGGCGCTCGGGAGCGACGCCGCGACGCTGAAAGCCGACGCAGAGGAAGGCCGTGCCGAGTTGGAGATCGGCGGCGAAACGTACGACAGGACGCTCACTCGCGCGGGCAGCAGCATCGTCACGGACGGTGAGCCGTACCTCGAAGACCCACAACAGGCCGAGCTGTTCGCGTTTCTCCTAGAGTCGAACGACGCGCGAAGGGCGGTGATGACGAAAGGCGACCTGCGGGAGATCATCCTCCAGCCCGTCGACACCGAAGCGATCGAATCCAACATACGGCGTCGAGCGAACGAGAAGCGAGAGATCACACAGGACATCGAACGGCTCGACGACCTGAAGGATAGGTTGCCCGAACTCGAAGAAGAACGGACGAAGCTCGAATCGAAGATCGACGACAAGCGCTCGGAGCTAGAGGACGTACAGGAGACGATCGAAGCGACGGACGCCGAACAACAAGAGCAAAGCGACAAACCCGACGAGTTAGACGAGAAGCTCGACGAACTGAGCGAGTTGCGGTCGTCGCTCGAAGACGTACGGTTCGACCTAGAGACCGAACGCGAGAGCCTCGAAGCGATACAGGACAATCGTGCGGAGCTGCTCGACGAGCGCGAAGCGCTATCGGTCGACGATACGAGAGACGTGAGCGAGATCGAGGCCGAGATCGAGCGACTACAGAGCCGCGAGCAGAGCCTCGATGAGGCGGTGCGACAGCTCCAAAACATCGTCCAGTTCAACGAGGAGATGCTCGAGGGAACCCACCCGGAAGTGCGCGAAGCGCTCTCGACGGAGGACGATAGCGGGACGTTGACCGATCAGCTGGTCGACGACGGGGTCGTGACGTGCTGGACGTGCGGATCCGAGGTCGAGCGGGAGACGATCGAAGCGACGATCGACCGGGTTCGATCGCTCCAGCAATCGAAGCTCAACGAGCAAAAACAGGTCGAGGACGAGATCGAAACGCTTCGAGCGGATCGCGACGAAATCGAGCAAGTGCGAGAGCGCAAGGAGCGGCTGACAAGAGAGATCGAAAGCGCGGACAACGAGATCGAAACGCGAGAAGAACGGATCGAGGAGCTACGAGAACAGCGCTCGGAGCTAGAAGCCGACATCGAGCTCGTCGAAGACGAGGTCGACGAACTCGAATCCGAGACGAGCGAACAGGACGACGCCGACGAGGGAGAAAGCCTGCTGGATCTGAACAAGCGGGCGAACCAGCTCGAGTTCGAACTCGGACGACTGGAGCGAGAGCTCGAAACCACAGTCGAGGAGATCGAAGAGATCGAAGCCGAACTCGAAACGGAATCCGAACTCAAGGAGCGACGCGAGGAGATCGTCGAGGAACTCGAGACGCTACGGACGCGCATCGAGCGCATCGAGCAGGACGCGATCGACTCGTTCAACGAGCAGATGGACGCACTGCTCGACGTGCTCGCGTACGACAACCTCGCCCGGATCTGGATCGAGCGAGTGGCAGACACAGGTAGCTCGGGCGGACGCGGCGTCGAGCAGGCCTCGTTCTCGCTGCACGTCGTCCGGAGCACCGACGACGGGCAGGCCTACGAGGACACGATCGACCACCTCAGCGAGAGCGAGCGCGAGGTGACGGGGCTGGTGTTCGCGCTGGCGGGCTATCTCGCCCACGAGGTGTACGAGACGGTGCCGTTCATGCTACTGGACTCGCTGGAAGCCATCGACTCCGACCGGATCGCCCTGCTGATCGAACACTTCGAGGAGTTTACCGACTTCCTCGTCGTTGCGCTCCTGCCCGAAGACTCCGCAGCGCTGCCGGACCGCCACGACCGGATCCGCGAAATCTGA
- a CDS encoding HalOD1 output domain-containing protein has translation MKDTDYHAGRGGPSSDEHRFEWDEDAPPSVAVIEAVASISDRDPIELDPLHGYVDPDALDAIFERDDANPVIGRVSFRFEEHLVVVNSAGEILVYPP, from the coding sequence ATGAAAGATACAGACTACCACGCCGGCCGCGGCGGGCCCAGCTCCGACGAGCATCGATTCGAGTGGGACGAGGACGCTCCGCCCAGCGTTGCCGTCATTGAGGCGGTCGCGTCTATCTCCGATCGTGACCCGATCGAACTGGATCCATTACACGGATACGTCGACCCCGACGCTCTCGACGCCATCTTCGAGCGCGACGACGCCAACCCCGTGATCGGTCGGGTTTCATTTCGATTTGAGGAGCATCTCGTCGTCGTCAACAGCGCTGGCGAGATTCTCGTGTACCCTCCGTGA
- the rdfA gene encoding rod-determining factor RdfA translates to MNDRSSGPGPAPKVARIIQKYDLDGFGDELEARWTQPDDRESLRDLADRLNEHVVRAALADADVETLTDDVQHLYEILNGDAGSAGEQTQVARRLERQGVDVDSLTDDFASYQAVRTYLTNYRGASLPDGDDEEVRETEAQNVEQLRQRTATITDSKVDRLVNTDRLEIGPHRILADVQVLCESCGKQYDAAELFRRGSCECGGKP, encoded by the coding sequence ATGAACGATCGTAGTTCCGGTCCCGGACCTGCACCCAAAGTCGCACGCATCATTCAAAAATACGACCTCGACGGGTTCGGTGACGAACTCGAAGCACGCTGGACACAGCCGGACGACAGGGAGAGTCTCCGAGACCTCGCCGATCGGCTCAACGAGCACGTCGTCCGCGCTGCGCTGGCAGACGCAGACGTCGAGACGCTTACTGACGACGTTCAGCATCTATACGAGATCCTCAACGGCGACGCCGGCAGCGCGGGCGAGCAGACACAGGTCGCGCGGCGTCTGGAACGTCAGGGCGTCGATGTCGACTCGTTGACTGACGACTTCGCCTCCTACCAGGCTGTTCGGACCTATCTGACGAACTATCGCGGTGCCTCGCTTCCCGACGGTGACGACGAGGAGGTCAGAGAAACTGAAGCCCAAAACGTCGAACAGCTTCGCCAGCGGACTGCCACGATCACCGACAGCAAGGTCGACCGTCTCGTGAACACTGACCGTCTGGAGATCGGCCCCCACCGCATCCTCGCCGACGTTCAGGTTCTCTGTGAGTCCTGTGGGAAGCAGTACGACGCTGCCGAACTGTTCCGGCGTGGGTCGTGCGAGTGCGGCGGGAAACCCTAA